The following proteins come from a genomic window of Pseudobdellovibrionaceae bacterium:
- the dusB gene encoding tRNA dihydrouridine synthase DusB, with the protein MDLLKALHKNPFVLAPMAGITDAPFRSFMKEMGCGIMTTELISATGLKFNSEKTKKLMAFSQDQQPVGVQLFGTDLKDLEYASKYIEDQGASFIDINLGCPVNKVVKKGAGSALLKDLKTLSGIFSCIKKAVNIPVTAKIRTGWDSQSRNSLEVATLAYNEGLTWVSIHGRTRAQGYSGLADWEYIKSVKKDSPIPIIGNGDIHTYQDAINYLNTSQCDAVMIGRGCLKNPWIFLEASKKQTLTRNFSQLFKTLAKHFEQYEERIQLLQIKKLSAWYSAGYRNSTEFRKEIFQIKEKQNLLNAVEQFFINMHEAPKDTRNENFLMGGHG; encoded by the coding sequence ATGGATTTATTAAAGGCCCTACATAAAAACCCCTTTGTGTTGGCTCCTATGGCGGGCATTACCGACGCTCCTTTTCGCTCTTTTATGAAAGAAATGGGCTGTGGCATAATGACCACAGAGTTAATCTCGGCCACGGGCCTTAAATTTAACAGCGAAAAAACCAAAAAACTAATGGCTTTCAGCCAAGATCAACAACCCGTAGGGGTTCAGTTGTTTGGAACCGATTTAAAAGATTTAGAATACGCCTCTAAATATATAGAAGACCAAGGGGCCAGCTTTATTGACATAAATCTTGGCTGCCCCGTTAACAAAGTAGTAAAAAAGGGTGCAGGGTCTGCCTTGTTAAAAGATTTAAAAACACTTTCTGGTATTTTTTCTTGTATAAAAAAAGCGGTTAACATACCAGTAACTGCAAAAATCAGAACCGGCTGGGACTCTCAAAGTAGAAATTCTTTAGAGGTGGCCACCCTCGCCTATAATGAAGGCTTAACTTGGGTGAGCATACATGGTCGCACAAGGGCTCAAGGCTACAGTGGTCTTGCCGACTGGGAGTATATTAAATCCGTAAAAAAAGACAGCCCCATACCTATTATTGGTAACGGTGACATTCACACCTACCAAGATGCAATTAATTATTTAAACACTTCCCAGTGCGATGCTGTAATGATTGGCCGTGGCTGCTTAAAAAATCCTTGGATATTTTTAGAGGCCAGCAAAAAACAAACGCTTACTCGAAATTTTTCGCAACTATTTAAAACGCTCGCCAAACACTTTGAACAATACGAAGAACGCATACAACTATTACAAATAAAAAAATTATCCGCTTGGTATTCGGCAGGATATAGAAATTCTACAGAATTTAGAAAAGAAATTTTTCAAATAAAAGAAAAACAAAATTTACTTAATGCCGTAGAACAATTTTTTATAAATATGCACGAGGCACCCAAAGACACAAGAAATGAAAACTTTTTGATGGGTGGTCATGGCTAA
- a CDS encoding SDR family NAD(P)-dependent oxidoreductase, protein MQKILVTGATGFIGTHLVKALVKKNYLVCILHRASSNLEAFLSLGSSVTYVQGDVTDPSSLDKAIQGKDYVFHLAGLISSSHKDKALMEKINVEGTRHVIQACLRHSIKRLIYVSSVVAVGASANKEILNEDSVYEDKLNKLSYFDTKKRAEELVRFAVQNENLPAVILNPSTVYGEGDVKKDSRKLQKLAAKGKLPFYTQGGVSVVGVENVVQAIINSTTLGKIGERYILSGENIEIQHLLQSISKAANVQSPFLKVPQFLFYILGFIGDILSYIKISFPFTLEKVKVASLYHWFDSTKAQKELNFTPGLAKEAIVKSVLWSKKNKFI, encoded by the coding sequence ATGCAAAAAATTTTAGTAACAGGAGCTACGGGGTTTATAGGAACTCATTTAGTTAAAGCTCTTGTTAAAAAAAATTATTTAGTTTGTATTTTACACAGAGCCTCTAGTAATTTAGAGGCTTTTTTGTCTTTAGGTTCTTCTGTAACTTATGTGCAAGGCGATGTAACCGACCCCAGTAGTTTAGATAAAGCGATACAAGGAAAAGATTATGTTTTTCATCTTGCTGGTTTAATTTCTTCTAGTCATAAAGACAAAGCTTTAATGGAAAAAATTAATGTAGAAGGCACAAGGCATGTTATTCAAGCGTGTTTAAGGCATTCTATAAAGCGATTAATTTATGTTAGTTCGGTGGTAGCTGTGGGGGCTAGTGCTAATAAAGAAATTTTAAATGAAGATAGTGTTTATGAGGACAAGTTAAACAAGCTTTCGTATTTTGATACTAAAAAACGAGCAGAAGAATTAGTGCGCTTTGCTGTACAGAACGAAAATCTACCGGCGGTAATACTAAACCCCTCTACAGTATATGGCGAAGGGGATGTAAAAAAGGATAGTCGAAAATTACAAAAACTAGCGGCTAAAGGAAAATTACCTTTTTATACCCAGGGAGGGGTTAGTGTAGTTGGTGTGGAAAATGTGGTACAAGCTATTATTAATTCTACAACTTTAGGTAAAATAGGTGAGCGTTATATTTTGTCTGGCGAAAACATAGAGATACAACACTTATTACAAAGCATTTCTAAAGCAGCTAATGTGCAAAGCCCCTTTTTAAAAGTACCTCAGTTTTTATTTTATATCTTAGGGTTTATTGGCGATATATTGTCTTATATTAAAATCTCCTTTCCATTTACTTTAGAAAAGGTAAAAGTCGCCAGCCTATACCACTGGTTTGATTCTACTAAGGCTCAAAAAGAATTAAATTTTACTCCAGGCTTAGCCAAAGAGGCTATTGTTAAAAGCGTATTGTGGTCAAAAAAAAATAAATTTATTTAG
- a CDS encoding peptidylprolyl isomerase produces MWYATTKQNQRRGSEQEEVKTTTGGSMYAIINVTQAGADKGAIKIKLFNKRAPKTVANFVELAEGKKEFTDVKTQEKKKGSYYDGIIFHRVIDNFMIQTGDPTGTGMGGPGYQFADEFHPELRHSKVGILSMANAGPGTNGSQFFITLAPTPHLDDRHTVFGEVVEGLDVVKAIGSTPVGAQDRPLEEIKMKSVKIVRE; encoded by the coding sequence ATGTGGTATGCCACAACAAAGCAAAACCAGAGAAGAGGATCAGAACAAGAGGAAGTTAAAACAACAACAGGGGGCAGTATGTACGCAATCATTAATGTAACTCAAGCCGGTGCAGATAAAGGAGCTATTAAAATTAAATTATTTAACAAGCGAGCGCCAAAAACGGTAGCTAACTTTGTTGAACTAGCCGAGGGAAAAAAAGAATTTACAGATGTTAAAACTCAAGAAAAAAAGAAAGGGTCTTACTACGATGGCATTATTTTTCATCGGGTAATTGATAATTTTATGATTCAAACAGGAGACCCTACGGGAACAGGAATGGGAGGCCCAGGCTACCAATTTGCTGATGAATTTCACCCAGAATTACGACATAGTAAAGTAGGAATACTTTCTATGGCCAATGCAGGGCCAGGAACCAATGGCAGTCAGTTTTTTATTACTTTAGCGCCAACTCCTCATTTAGATGACAGACACACAGTGTTTGGCGAAGTGGTTGAAGGTTTAGATGTGGTTAAGGCCATTGGATCCACACCTGTAGGTGCTCAAGATCGCCCTTTAGAAGAAATAAAAATGAAAAGCGTAAAAATTGTTAGAGAATAG